A window of Ignicoccus hospitalis KIN4/I contains these coding sequences:
- a CDS encoding 50S ribosomal protein L10, with product MSAITGRVSTYHREKFPEWKVKLVNEVKEKLKENDVVLVLDLVETPANLVHKFRKKFRKELPYMKVIKNNLVRKAFEQSGIEMPKEMDEQLVGSNMFIFTNDNPFKLALKISKFSMPAPAKPGDVAQSEIVVPAGDTGLTPGPILSTFGKLKIKTMVKGGTIHIAKDTVVAKPGDVISPELASLLQKLGITPMELKMKIKGAYIKSLNRWVPAEELVLDLNKYKEQIQEAYTNALALGVSIAYPVPEVLKLSVAKAFQDALKVAVEAGWLTKETAPYLLSKAYAQALALVGALGDKAKELGIEVEVPAAPAPEAKEEKKEEAEEEEEEKKEVSEEDLSAGLGALFG from the coding sequence TTGAGCGCGATCACCGGCAGGGTCTCCACTTACCACAGGGAGAAGTTCCCCGAGTGGAAGGTAAAGCTGGTAAACGAGGTAAAGGAGAAGCTGAAGGAGAACGACGTAGTGCTGGTACTGGACCTAGTGGAAACTCCAGCGAACTTGGTACACAAGTTTAGGAAGAAGTTCAGGAAAGAGCTCCCCTACATGAAGGTAATAAAGAACAACTTGGTGAGGAAGGCGTTTGAACAGAGCGGCATTGAGATGCCTAAGGAGATGGATGAGCAACTGGTAGGCTCCAACATGTTCATATTCACTAACGACAACCCCTTCAAGCTGGCCCTCAAGATATCTAAGTTCAGCATGCCCGCCCCCGCCAAGCCCGGCGACGTGGCCCAGAGCGAGATAGTGGTCCCGGCCGGCGACACCGGCCTCACCCCGGGCCCCATACTCTCAACCTTCGGTAAGCTGAAGATCAAAACTATGGTCAAAGGGGGTACCATACACATCGCCAAGGACACTGTGGTAGCGAAGCCCGGGGACGTGATCTCGCCGGAGCTCGCGAGCCTCCTCCAGAAGCTGGGCATAACGCCCATGGAGCTAAAGATGAAGATCAAGGGAGCTTACATAAAGAGCTTGAACAGGTGGGTGCCCGCAGAGGAGCTGGTGCTCGACCTGAACAAGTACAAGGAGCAGATACAAGAAGCGTACACCAACGCGCTGGCCTTGGGAGTGAGCATAGCCTACCCGGTGCCGGAGGTGCTGAAGCTGAGCGTGGCGAAGGCGTTCCAGGACGCGCTGAAGGTAGCCGTGGAGGCGGGCTGGCTCACCAAGGAGACCGCGCCGTACTTGCTCAGCAAGGCCTACGCGCAAGCGCTGGCGCTGGTGGGCGCTCTGGGCGACAAGGCGAAGGAGCTCGGAATAGAGGTGGAGGTCCCGGCCGCGCCGGCGCCGGAGGCGAAGGAGGAGAAGAAGGAGGAGGCGGAAGAGGAAGAAGAGGAGAAGAAGGAGGTCTCGGAGGAGGACCTCTCCGCGGGCCTCGGGGCGCTATTCGGCTAA